In the Wyeomyia smithii strain HCP4-BCI-WySm-NY-G18 chromosome 2, ASM2978416v1, whole genome shotgun sequence genome, one interval contains:
- the LOC129720200 gene encoding uncharacterized protein LOC129720200, producing the protein MNVLLLVCALAGIAHAVIAHSHVKDIALPVLKPYIEKVPVPLVKVDFTKGDEIVKHVPQTFIEKVPVEKVIDIEKPVEVLQHVPVTKEVFIERPVEVIKEVPIEKVIIDKVEVPYEVIKHVEKIVHVPVKKHVEVIKQVEVIKEIPYKKYVFNPVHTKINYQVPHFVEVPYTVSAVPEKIIEKPYLSKLHDPIGLVKKLLHKEG; encoded by the exons ATGAATGTG TTACTTCTAGTGTGTGCCCTCGCGGGTATCGCCCACGCGGTTATCGCCCACTCGCACGTCAAAGATATTGCCTTGCCCGTTTTAAAACCATACATTGAGAAAGTTCCGGTGCCGCTCGTTAAAGTTGATTTCACTAAAGGAGATGAAATCGTGAAGCATGTGCCGCAAACTTTTATCGAAAAAGTTCCGGTTGAGAAGGTGATCGATATCGAAAAACCAGTCGAAGTGCTGCAGCATGTGCCCGTCACCAAGGAAGTCTTCATCGAGCGCCCCGTCGAGGTGATCAAGGAAGTACCAATTGAGAAGGTTATTATCGATAAGGTTGAGGTTCCATACGAGGTGATCAAACACGTGGAAAAAATTGTCCATGTGCCCGTCAAGAAGCACGTCGAAGTGATCAAGCAGGTTGAAGTGATCAAAGAGATCCCGTACAAGAAGTACGTTTTCAACCCAGTGCATACCAAGATCAACTACCAGGTGCCGCACTTCGTGGAGGTTCCCTACACCGTCTCTGCCGTGCCGGAGAAAATCATCGAGAAACCATATTTGTCCAAGCTACACGATCCAATCGGGCTGGTGAAAAAGTTGTTGCACAAGGAGGGATAA